From one Felis catus isolate Fca126 chromosome E2, F.catus_Fca126_mat1.0, whole genome shotgun sequence genomic stretch:
- the LOC102899271 gene encoding leukocyte immunoglobulin-like receptor subfamily B member 3 isoform X7, whose product MTPTFTALLLLGLSVEPRTQVQAGTLPTPSIWAEPGSVVPWGSAVTIWCQGTLEAQKLHVYKDEGSVYLDRQPTLEPGNKAKFSITYMTDRHAGRYHCSYRSPTGLSERSDPLELVVTGFHSKPHLSALPRPVVTSGRKVTLQCTSWMGFHRFVLMREGEPRPAWTLDSQRHTSGQFQALFPVGPVTPRLRWTFRCYGYYSNTPHTWSLSSDPLELLVSGMSRKPSLLTQQSPVVTPGQRLTLQCRSDVGYDRFALYKEAARDLPQHLSRQPQAGLSGADFPLGPVSGSHGGRYTCYGGHNLSSEWSAPSDPLDILVTGQLSYTPSLSVQPGPTVASGENVTLLCQSWSFVDTFFLSKEGAADPPLRLRSKYRAGHYQAKFSMSPVTSAQGGTYRCYGSYSNFPYLLSHPSDPLELQISGSSGESAPPATDPSSTAGPNRYLYVLIGAAGAFVLLLCLLVVLLVRRQRQGKGRKPGAADPEPQDRGLQDSSGPAAATQEETLSDAAVQDAQPEEGVELDQRDAEDGDPQGTTYAQAAASDAPPDVTYAQLNRLTLRRETSAPHSSQAGEPPAEPSVYAALAIR is encoded by the exons ATGACCCCCACCTTCACGGCCCTGCTCCTCCTCG GTCTGAGTGTGGAACCCAGGACCCAAGTGCAGGCAG ggaccctccccacaccctccatCTGGGctgagccaggctctgtggtCCCCTGGGGTAGCGCTGTGACCATTTGGTGTCAGGGGACCCTGGAGGCCCAGAAGCTCCATGTGTATAAAGACGAAGGCTCAGTGTACCTGGACAGACAGCCCACACTAGAGCCTGGGAACAAGGCCAAGTTCTCCATCACATACATGACAGATAGACATGCAGGACGGTATCACTGTTCCTATCGAAGCCCCACTGGCTTGTCAGAGCGCAGTGACCCCCTGGAGCTGGTGGTGACAG GATTCCATAGCAAACCCCATCTCTCAGCCCTGCCCAGACCCGTCGTGACCTCAGGAAGGAAGGTGACCCTCCAGTGCACCTCATGGATGGGATTCCATAGGTTCGTCCTGATGAGGGAAGGAGAACCCAGACCTGCCTGGACCCTCGACTCCCAGCGACACACCAGTGGGCAGTTCCAGGCCCTGTTTCCTGTGGGCCCTGTGACCCCCAGGCTCAGGTGGACCTTCAGATGCTATGGCTATTACAGCAACACCCCCCACACGTGGTCACTCTCCAGTGACCCCCTGGAGCTCCTGGTCTCAG GTAtgtccaggaagccttccctccTGACCCAGCAGAGCCCTGTCGTGACCCCTGGACAGAGGCTGACCCTCCAGTGTCGCTCTGACGTCGGCTATGACAGATTCGCTCTATACAAGGAGGCGGCACGTGACCTTCCCCAGCACCTTAGCCggcagccccaggctgggctctcgGGGGCCGACTTCCCCCTGGGCCCAGTGAGCGGCTCCCATGGGGGCCGGTACACGTGCTATGGTGGACACAACCTCTCCTCCGAGTGGTCGGCCCCCAGTGACCCCCTGGACATCCTGGTCACAG GACAGCTCTCCTACACACCCTCCCTCTCAGTGCAGCCAGGACCCACGGTGGCCTCAGGAGAGAATGTGACCCTGCTGTGTCAGTCCTGGAGCTTTGTGGACACTTTCTTTCTGTCCAAGGAGGGGGCAGCCGACCCTCCCCTGCGTCTTAGATCAAAGTACCGAGCTGGACATTACCAGGCCAAATTCTCCATGAGTCCTGTGACCTCAGCCCAGGGGGGGACCTACAGGTGCTACGGCTCATACAGCAACTTCCCCTACCTGTTGTCACACCCCAGTGACCCCCTGGAGCTCCAGATCTCAG GATCCTCTGGAGAGTCCGCCCCCCCAGCCACAGATCCCAGCTCAACAGCTG GTCCCAACCGGTACCTGTACGTCCTCATCGGGGCTGCGGGGGCCTTCGTCCTGCTGCTCTGCCTCCTCGTCGTCCTCCTCGTCCGTCGCCAGCGTCAGGGCAAAGGCAGGAAGCCGG GGGCCGCAGACCCAGAGCCCCAGGACAGAGGCCTGCAGGACAG CTCCGGGCCAGCTGCCGCCACCCAGGAGGAGACCCTCT caGATGCCGCCGTGCAAGACGCACAGCCCGAGGAGGGGGTGGAGCTGGACCAGCGG GACGCGGAGGATGGAGACCCCCAAGGAACGACGTATGCCCAG GCTGCCGCATCTGACGCCCCCCCAGATGTGACCTACGCCCAGCTGAACCGCTTGACGCTCAGACGGGAGACGAGTGCACCCCATTCCTCCCAAGCCGGGGAGCCTCCAGCAGAGCCCAGCGTGTATGCTGCTCTGGCCATCCGCTAG
- the LOC102899271 gene encoding leukocyte immunoglobulin-like receptor subfamily B member 3 isoform X3 has translation MTPTFTALLLLGLSVEPRTQVQAGTLPTPSIWAEPGSVVPWGSAVTIWCQGTLEAQKLHVYKDEGSVYLDRQPTLEPGNKAKFSITYMTDRHAGRYHCSYRSPTGLSERSDPLELVVTGFHSKPHLSALPRPVVTSGRKVTLQCTSWMGFHRFVLMREGEPRPAWTLDSQRHTSGQFQALFPVGPVTPRLRWTFRCYGYYSNTPHTWSLSSDPLELLVSGMSRKPSLLTQQSPVVTPGQRLTLQCRSDVGYDRFALYKEAARDLPQHLSRQPQAGLSGADFPLGPVSGSHGGRYTCYGGHNLSSEWSAPSDPLDILVTGQLSYTPSLSVQPGPTVASGENVTLLCQSWSFVDTFFLSKEGAADPPLRLRSKYRAGHYQAKFSMSPVTSAQGGTYRCYGSYSNFPYLLSHPSDPLELQISGSSGESAPPATDPSSTAGPNRYLYVLIGAAGAFVLLLCLLVVLLVRRQRQGKGRKPGAADPEPQDRGLQDSSGPAAATQEETLSDAAVQDAQPEEGVELDQRDAEDGDPQGTTYAQVSHSRSRLSRGPATSPSPLWGGLPDTEAEEDRQMDSQAAASDAPPDVTYAQLNRLTLRRETSAPHSSQAGEPPAEPSVYAALAIR, from the exons ATGACCCCCACCTTCACGGCCCTGCTCCTCCTCG GTCTGAGTGTGGAACCCAGGACCCAAGTGCAGGCAG ggaccctccccacaccctccatCTGGGctgagccaggctctgtggtCCCCTGGGGTAGCGCTGTGACCATTTGGTGTCAGGGGACCCTGGAGGCCCAGAAGCTCCATGTGTATAAAGACGAAGGCTCAGTGTACCTGGACAGACAGCCCACACTAGAGCCTGGGAACAAGGCCAAGTTCTCCATCACATACATGACAGATAGACATGCAGGACGGTATCACTGTTCCTATCGAAGCCCCACTGGCTTGTCAGAGCGCAGTGACCCCCTGGAGCTGGTGGTGACAG GATTCCATAGCAAACCCCATCTCTCAGCCCTGCCCAGACCCGTCGTGACCTCAGGAAGGAAGGTGACCCTCCAGTGCACCTCATGGATGGGATTCCATAGGTTCGTCCTGATGAGGGAAGGAGAACCCAGACCTGCCTGGACCCTCGACTCCCAGCGACACACCAGTGGGCAGTTCCAGGCCCTGTTTCCTGTGGGCCCTGTGACCCCCAGGCTCAGGTGGACCTTCAGATGCTATGGCTATTACAGCAACACCCCCCACACGTGGTCACTCTCCAGTGACCCCCTGGAGCTCCTGGTCTCAG GTAtgtccaggaagccttccctccTGACCCAGCAGAGCCCTGTCGTGACCCCTGGACAGAGGCTGACCCTCCAGTGTCGCTCTGACGTCGGCTATGACAGATTCGCTCTATACAAGGAGGCGGCACGTGACCTTCCCCAGCACCTTAGCCggcagccccaggctgggctctcgGGGGCCGACTTCCCCCTGGGCCCAGTGAGCGGCTCCCATGGGGGCCGGTACACGTGCTATGGTGGACACAACCTCTCCTCCGAGTGGTCGGCCCCCAGTGACCCCCTGGACATCCTGGTCACAG GACAGCTCTCCTACACACCCTCCCTCTCAGTGCAGCCAGGACCCACGGTGGCCTCAGGAGAGAATGTGACCCTGCTGTGTCAGTCCTGGAGCTTTGTGGACACTTTCTTTCTGTCCAAGGAGGGGGCAGCCGACCCTCCCCTGCGTCTTAGATCAAAGTACCGAGCTGGACATTACCAGGCCAAATTCTCCATGAGTCCTGTGACCTCAGCCCAGGGGGGGACCTACAGGTGCTACGGCTCATACAGCAACTTCCCCTACCTGTTGTCACACCCCAGTGACCCCCTGGAGCTCCAGATCTCAG GATCCTCTGGAGAGTCCGCCCCCCCAGCCACAGATCCCAGCTCAACAGCTG GTCCCAACCGGTACCTGTACGTCCTCATCGGGGCTGCGGGGGCCTTCGTCCTGCTGCTCTGCCTCCTCGTCGTCCTCCTCGTCCGTCGCCAGCGTCAGGGCAAAGGCAGGAAGCCGG GGGCCGCAGACCCAGAGCCCCAGGACAGAGGCCTGCAGGACAG CTCCGGGCCAGCTGCCGCCACCCAGGAGGAGACCCTCT caGATGCCGCCGTGCAAGACGCACAGCCCGAGGAGGGGGTGGAGCTGGACCAGCGG GACGCGGAGGATGGAGACCCCCAAGGAACGACGTATGCCCAGGTGAGCCACTCAAGATCAAGACTCAGTCGGGGACCGGCCACTTCTCCTTCCCCCCTGTGGGGGGGATTGCCGGacacagaagcagaggaagaCAGGCAGATGGACAGTCAG GCTGCCGCATCTGACGCCCCCCCAGATGTGACCTACGCCCAGCTGAACCGCTTGACGCTCAGACGGGAGACGAGTGCACCCCATTCCTCCCAAGCCGGGGAGCCTCCAGCAGAGCCCAGCGTGTATGCTGCTCTGGCCATCCGCTAG